A portion of the Escherichia marmotae genome contains these proteins:
- a CDS encoding site-specific integrase — protein sequence MSGSVIHSQSAAMVPAVYSAGQSAQLPVAIDYPAALALRQMSMVHDELPKYLLVLEVSALLHYVPDLRRKMLLATLWNTGARINEALALTRGDFSLAPPYPFVQLATLKQRTEKAARTAGRMPAGQQTYRLVPLSDTWYVSQLQTMVATLKIPLERRNKRTGRTEKARIWEVTDRTVRTWIGEAVAVAAAAADGVTFSVPVTPHTFRHSYAMHMLYAGIPLKVLQSLMGHKSISSTEIYTKVFALDVAARHRVQFAMLKQLS from the coding sequence ATGTCAGGCTCCGTTATACACAGCCAGTCTGCAGCCATGGTACCGGCAGTGTATTCTGCCGGACAGTCTGCACAACTTCCTGTTGCCATTGATTATCCGGCAGCTCTGGCACTTCGCCAGATGTCGATGGTTCATGATGAACTGCCGAAATATCTGCTGGTTCTCGAGGTGAGTGCCCTGCTCCATTACGTCCCGGATCTGCGTCGCAAGATGTTGCTGGCCACTCTGTGGAACACCGGCGCGCGTATTAATGAAGCACTGGCGCTGACGCGGGGGGATTTTTCGCTCGCGCCTCCGTATCCGTTTGTCCAGCTTGCGACTTTGAAACAACGGACGGAAAAAGCAGCCAGGACGGCAGGAAGAATGCCCGCCGGCCAGCAGACTTACCGGCTGGTTCCGCTCTCCGACACCTGGTACGTCAGCCAGCTGCAGACGATGGTGGCAACACTGAAAATTCCTCTGGAACGGCGTAATAAACGAACAGGCAGGACAGAGAAAGCACGGATCTGGGAAGTGACGGACAGAACGGTCAGGACCTGGATTGGGGAGGCGGTAGCGGTAGCAGCAGCAGCTGCTGACGGTGTGACGTTCTCTGTCCCGGTCACACCACATACGTTCCGCCATTCCTATGCAATGCACATGCTGTATGCCGGTATACCGCTGAAGGTCCTGCAGAGTCTGATGGGACATAAATCCATCAGCTCAACGGAGATCTACACGAAGGTGTTTGCGCTGGATGTGGCTGCACGGCACCGGGTGCAGTTTGCGATGCTGAAACAATTATCCTGA
- the ccdB gene encoding type II toxin-antitoxin system toxin CcdB, which translates to MQFKVYTYKRESRYRLFVDVQSDIIDTPGRRMVIPLASARLLSDKVSRELYPVVHVWDESWRMMTTDMASVPLSVIGEEVADLNHRENDIKNAINLMFWGI; encoded by the coding sequence ATGCAGTTTAAGGTTTACACCTATAAAAGAGAGAGCCGTTATCGTCTGTTTGTGGATGTCCAGAGTGACATTATTGACACGCCCGGGCGACGGATGGTGATCCCCCTGGCCAGTGCCCGCCTGCTGTCAGATAAAGTCTCCCGTGAGCTTTATCCGGTGGTGCATGTCTGGGATGAAAGCTGGCGCATGATGACCACCGATATGGCCAGTGTGCCGCTCTCCGTTATCGGGGAAGAGGTGGCTGATCTCAACCACCGGGAAAATGACATCAAAAACGCTATTAACCTGATGTTCTGGGGAATATAA
- the ccdA gene encoding type II toxin-antitoxin system antitoxin CcdA yields MKQRITVTVDSDSYQLLKAYDVNISGLVSTTMQNEARRLRAERWRAENQEGMAEVARFIEMNGSFADENRDW; encoded by the coding sequence ATGAAGCAGCGCATTACAGTCACCGTCGACAGTGACAGCTATCAGTTGCTCAAAGCATATGATGTCAATATCTCTGGTCTGGTAAGCACGACCATGCAGAATGAAGCCCGTCGTCTGCGTGCCGAACGCTGGAGAGCGGAAAATCAGGAAGGGATGGCTGAGGTCGCCCGTTTTATTGAAATGAACGGCTCTTTTGCCGACGAGAACAGGGACTGGTGA